From the Lathyrus oleraceus cultivar Zhongwan6 chromosome 4, CAAS_Psat_ZW6_1.0, whole genome shotgun sequence genome, one window contains:
- the LOC127073621 gene encoding uncharacterized protein LOC127073621 — protein sequence MTFSNNRVKKRSENQIEKMSSVNQTSYILRFDGSSDGNPGPAGAGALLFAKDGKVLYRFREGLGHQTNNAAEFYALILGMKQAIKKGYKNIIAEGDGPLVINQFQGLWTICDADIKMLRDEALKLKNSFQSFRMRHIPESYNTTADSLANQAIDLGDGQVEEESLG from the exons ATGACTTTTTCAAACAATAGAGTTaaaaaaagaagtgaaaatcaGATAGAGAAAATGAGCAGTGTAAATCAG ACTTCTTATATCCTTCGATTCGATGGTTCGTCCGATGGAAATCCTGGACCAGCTGGTGCAGGAGCTTTACTGTTTGCTAAAGATGGGAAAGTG CTATATCGATTCCGCGAAGGATTGGGACATCAAACAAATAATGCTGCTGAGTTTTACGCATTGATTTTAGGAATGAAACAAGCTATTAAGAAAGGATATAAGAACATTATTGCTGAAGGAGACGGACCACTTGTTATCAATCAG TTTCAGGGATTATGGACAATCTGTGACGCAGATATAAAGATGCTACGCGATGAGGCTTTGAAGTTGAAGAATAGCTTTCAATCATTTCGCATGCGACACATTCCTGAG AGCTATAACACTACAGCTGATTCTCTAGCAAACCAGGCTATTGATCTCGGAG ATGGTCAAGTTGAAGAAGAAAGTCTTGGTTAA